A genomic stretch from Mycobacterium paraterrae includes:
- a CDS encoding fatty acid--CoA ligase, translating to MQDVALTVPAIVAHASAVHGDREVLTARGPRQISGVSYREVGERAARLANALRQIGIRGDERVATLQWSNQEHLDCYAAVPSMGAVLHTLNLRLPPEQLTWIANHAEDRVIIVDSTVLALLAAALPSMTSVRTVLVTGTGDLAAVEGCGKDVLRYDDVVAAQSSTFDWPDVDEQSAAAMCYTSGTTGHPKGVVYSHRSTWLHSQAACTSNALGIGHDDTVLAIVPMFHANAWGLPYAAMMAGAQLLLPDRFLQAGPLVEMIEAVRPTMAGAVPTIWTDVLHYLRDNPGHDVSSLKMVACGGSAVPRSLMTAYDELGIRIVQAWGMTETSPLASVALPRSSDTPERSLHLRATQGRVVAGVQARIVDDSGAEQPWDGKSVGEIQVRGPWITQSYYENDSPAASPDGWLRTGDVGTISADAFIALTDRSKDVIKSGGEWISSVELENELAAHPAVRTATVIGVPDDKWQERPLAVVVLAADRTATAAELTEFLRARVAKWWLPERWAFVTDIPLTSTGKFDKKKLRRQFGDGDLIIETLA from the coding sequence ATGCAGGACGTTGCGTTGACTGTGCCCGCGATCGTGGCCCATGCTTCGGCAGTTCATGGCGATCGCGAGGTGCTGACTGCGCGCGGACCCCGGCAGATCTCTGGGGTGTCCTATCGCGAGGTGGGTGAGCGTGCGGCACGGTTGGCAAATGCTCTGCGCCAGATCGGCATCCGTGGAGATGAGCGTGTCGCGACGTTACAGTGGAGCAACCAGGAGCATCTGGACTGTTACGCGGCGGTGCCGTCGATGGGCGCGGTGCTGCATACGTTGAACCTGCGGCTGCCGCCGGAACAGCTGACGTGGATCGCCAATCATGCCGAGGATCGGGTGATCATCGTCGACAGTACGGTGCTGGCCCTTTTGGCGGCGGCGTTGCCGTCGATGACCTCGGTGCGCACGGTGCTAGTGACCGGAACCGGCGATCTTGCCGCGGTCGAGGGGTGCGGAAAGGACGTCCTACGGTACGACGATGTGGTGGCCGCCCAGTCGAGTACGTTCGACTGGCCCGACGTCGACGAGCAGTCGGCCGCAGCGATGTGCTATACGAGCGGTACCACCGGGCACCCGAAAGGTGTTGTCTACAGCCATCGTTCGACGTGGTTGCACTCGCAGGCGGCGTGCACCTCGAATGCCTTGGGCATCGGTCATGACGACACGGTGTTGGCGATCGTTCCGATGTTCCACGCCAACGCGTGGGGGTTGCCGTATGCGGCGATGATGGCCGGCGCGCAGCTTCTGCTGCCTGACCGTTTCCTGCAGGCGGGGCCTCTAGTGGAGATGATCGAGGCGGTGCGACCGACGATGGCGGGGGCGGTGCCGACGATCTGGACCGATGTTCTGCACTACCTGCGCGACAATCCCGGCCATGACGTGAGTTCGCTGAAGATGGTGGCCTGCGGTGGTTCGGCGGTTCCGCGGTCGTTGATGACCGCCTATGACGAGCTGGGCATCCGCATTGTGCAGGCTTGGGGGATGACTGAGACTTCCCCGCTGGCCTCGGTCGCTCTGCCGCGGAGTTCTGATACCCCGGAGAGGTCGCTTCACCTGCGCGCAACCCAAGGCCGGGTGGTGGCCGGTGTGCAGGCCCGCATCGTCGATGACAGCGGTGCAGAACAACCGTGGGACGGAAAATCGGTGGGGGAGATTCAAGTCCGCGGCCCGTGGATCACTCAGTCGTATTACGAGAATGACAGTCCGGCGGCGTCGCCGGACGGGTGGTTGCGTACCGGGGACGTCGGGACGATCAGCGCGGACGCGTTCATCGCGCTGACCGACCGCTCCAAGGATGTCATCAAGTCCGGGGGCGAATGGATCTCCTCGGTGGAATTGGAGAACGAGTTGGCCGCTCACCCTGCGGTGCGCACCGCCACGGTGATTGGAGTGCCCGACGACAAGTGGCAGGAACGGCCGCTGGCGGTGGTCGTCCTGGCTGCCGACCGCACCGCCACCGCGGCGGAGCTGACCGAATTTCTGCGTGCGCGGGTGGCCAAGTGGTGGCTACCGGAACGGTGGGCGTTCGTCACCGACATTCCGCTGACTTCCACTGGCAAGTTCGACAAGAAGAAGCTGCGCCGCCAGTTCGGCGACGGTGACCTCATCATCGAGACGCTGGCGTGA
- a CDS encoding SCP2 sterol-binding domain-containing protein: MAVFRDEDEVYAFLGGIFRRGLEKEGLADKLANSGVVLRVHYTDPDAVVTVDMPNKVVETGAASTAVPNVELFMSADTGNKFWLGKVNLTMAMAKGTVRAKGPVPKLIKLIPQAKNLFPEYRLMLESQNRQDLIDA, translated from the coding sequence GTGGCGGTATTTAGGGACGAGGACGAGGTCTATGCCTTCCTGGGCGGGATCTTTCGGCGGGGTTTGGAGAAGGAAGGTCTGGCGGACAAGCTCGCGAATTCGGGTGTGGTGTTGCGGGTGCATTACACAGATCCGGATGCGGTTGTGACGGTGGACATGCCGAACAAGGTGGTGGAGACCGGAGCGGCCAGTACCGCGGTGCCCAACGTGGAGTTGTTCATGTCGGCAGACACGGGGAACAAGTTCTGGTTGGGGAAGGTGAACTTGACGATGGCGATGGCCAAGGGAACGGTACGTGCGAAAGGTCCGGTGCCGAAGTTGATCAAGTTGATCCCGCAGGCCAAGAACCTGTTCCCCGAGTACCGGTTGATGCTGGAGAGCCAGAATCGGCAGGACCTCATCGATGCGTGA
- a CDS encoding NAD(P)/FAD-dependent oxidoreductase, whose amino-acid sequence MTVQRAVIAGASHAGTQLAASLRREGWDGEIVLVGDESALPYQRPPLSKSYLADKCELAELAIRNSDFYAKQRIRLLDATVAAIDRSAGHVVLSTGDALPYDKLALCTGARPRRLPTPGADLAGVFYLRTAADGEMIREAAGPGRRAVIVGGGYIGLETAASLRALGLEVTLLEATGRVLERVTAPEVSEFFDRIHREEGVNIRTGTLVEALSGDGRVREVILASGESIPADLVIVGIGVEPNTELAATAGLVVDNGVVIDDRARTSDPDIVAAGDCASHDMARYGRRIRLESVPSAAEQAKVAAATVCGKSKKIAALPWFWSDQYDLKLQIAGLNTGYDEVVLSGDPTRDRDFTCFYLRAGELIAADCINRPRDFMFSKRVITQQVAVERAELVLAGSD is encoded by the coding sequence ATGACCGTGCAGCGAGCGGTCATCGCGGGGGCCAGCCACGCGGGCACCCAGCTCGCCGCCAGTCTTCGCCGAGAAGGGTGGGACGGCGAGATCGTCCTCGTCGGCGATGAGTCGGCGTTGCCCTACCAGCGGCCCCCGCTGTCCAAGTCGTACCTGGCCGACAAATGCGAACTGGCCGAACTCGCGATCCGCAACTCGGATTTCTACGCCAAGCAGCGGATCCGACTCCTGGATGCGACGGTGGCGGCGATCGACCGCTCGGCTGGTCATGTCGTGCTGAGTACCGGCGACGCACTGCCCTACGACAAGCTCGCGCTGTGCACTGGCGCCCGGCCTCGTCGGCTCCCCACCCCGGGAGCGGACCTGGCCGGAGTCTTCTACCTACGCACCGCCGCGGACGGCGAGATGATCCGAGAGGCCGCCGGCCCCGGGCGTCGGGCGGTGATCGTGGGCGGCGGCTACATCGGACTGGAGACAGCCGCCTCGTTGCGTGCACTGGGTCTGGAGGTCACCCTGCTCGAGGCGACCGGGCGCGTCCTTGAACGGGTCACCGCCCCGGAGGTATCGGAGTTCTTCGACCGGATCCACCGGGAGGAGGGCGTCAACATCCGGACGGGCACGCTGGTCGAGGCTCTGTCCGGCGACGGCAGGGTCCGCGAAGTAATCCTGGCCAGTGGCGAATCAATTCCCGCCGACCTCGTCATTGTCGGCATCGGCGTGGAGCCGAACACCGAGCTCGCCGCCACCGCGGGCCTGGTCGTCGACAACGGCGTCGTGATCGACGATCGGGCCCGGACTAGCGACCCCGACATCGTGGCCGCCGGGGACTGCGCCAGCCACGACATGGCCCGTTACGGCCGTCGCATCCGCCTGGAGTCCGTGCCGAGCGCGGCCGAGCAGGCCAAGGTCGCCGCCGCGACCGTCTGTGGGAAGTCCAAGAAGATTGCGGCCCTTCCATGGTTCTGGTCAGATCAATACGACCTCAAGCTCCAGATCGCCGGTCTCAACACCGGGTACGACGAGGTCGTCCTCAGCGGCGACCCGACCCGGGACCGCGACTTCACCTGCTTCTACCTCCGTGCCGGCGAGCTCATTGCCGCCGACTGCATCAACCGTCCCCGCGACTTCATGTTCAGCAAGCGGGTCATCACGCAGCAAGTCGCCGTCGAACGGGCCGAACTGGTGCTCGCCGGCTCGGACTGA
- a CDS encoding cytochrome P450: protein MDRIIQGAHLYDRTRRWVTGTNGEKIFIERPIPPADEVELTDIDLSNPFLYRQGRWKSYYERLRNEAPVHYQAHSAFGPFWSVTRHADIVAVDKNHEVFSSEPFIVIGSPPRFLDIAMFIAMDPPKHDRQRQAVQGVVAPKNLREMEGLIRERVVDVLDALPLGEPFNWVQHVSIELTARMLATLLDFPYEQRRKLVQWSDLATSMEQANGGPSDNDEIFRGMVDMARGLSAHWRDKAARKAAGELPGFDLITMLQSDESTKDLIDRPMEFLGNLVLLIVGGNDTTRNSMSGGVLALNEFPDQFEKLKANPELIPNMVSEIIRWQTPLAHMRRIAKADTVLNGQFIRKGDKVLMWYASGNRDERVFDRPDDLIIDRANARNHISFGFGVHRCMGNRLAEMQLRILWEELLPRFENIEVVGEPEYVQSNFVRGISKLMVRLIPKGGA from the coding sequence ATGGACCGAATAATCCAGGGCGCCCACCTCTACGACAGAACGCGGCGCTGGGTCACCGGCACCAACGGTGAAAAAATCTTCATCGAGCGACCGATCCCGCCGGCTGACGAGGTTGAACTGACCGACATCGACCTTAGCAATCCTTTCCTCTATCGTCAGGGTCGCTGGAAGTCCTATTACGAGCGCCTACGCAACGAGGCTCCCGTGCACTATCAGGCCCACAGCGCGTTCGGCCCGTTCTGGTCGGTGACGCGGCATGCCGACATCGTGGCCGTCGACAAGAACCACGAGGTCTTCTCCTCCGAGCCGTTCATCGTCATCGGGAGCCCGCCGCGCTTCCTCGACATTGCGATGTTCATCGCGATGGACCCCCCGAAACACGACCGGCAACGGCAGGCTGTCCAGGGTGTGGTCGCACCGAAGAACCTGCGTGAGATGGAGGGCCTCATCCGCGAGCGGGTGGTAGACGTGCTCGACGCTCTGCCGCTTGGCGAACCGTTCAACTGGGTGCAGCACGTCTCGATCGAGCTAACCGCGCGCATGCTGGCCACGCTGCTGGACTTCCCGTACGAGCAGCGGCGCAAGCTCGTCCAATGGTCCGATCTCGCCACCTCCATGGAGCAAGCCAACGGTGGGCCCTCGGACAACGACGAGATATTTCGCGGCATGGTCGATATGGCTAGAGGTCTCAGCGCTCACTGGCGGGACAAGGCAGCCCGGAAAGCTGCCGGAGAGCTGCCCGGCTTCGATCTGATCACCATGTTGCAGAGCGACGAGAGCACCAAGGACCTGATCGATCGCCCGATGGAGTTCTTGGGCAACTTGGTATTGCTGATCGTGGGTGGCAACGATACGACCCGCAATTCCATGAGCGGTGGTGTTCTGGCGCTGAACGAGTTCCCTGACCAGTTTGAGAAGCTGAAGGCGAACCCCGAGCTGATCCCCAACATGGTCTCGGAGATCATCCGGTGGCAAACCCCGCTCGCGCATATGCGCCGGATCGCCAAGGCCGACACTGTGCTCAACGGGCAGTTCATCCGCAAGGGCGATAAGGTCCTGATGTGGTACGCCTCGGGCAACCGCGACGAGCGCGTGTTCGATCGGCCCGATGACCTGATTATCGACCGGGCCAACGCCCGTAACCACATCTCCTTCGGTTTCGGCGTGCACCGCTGTATGGGTAACCGGCTGGCCGAGATGCAGTTGCGGATCCTGTGGGAGGAGCTGCTTCCGCGGTTCGAGAACATCGAGGTCGTCGGTGAGCCCGAGTACGTGCAGTCCAACTTCGTGAGGGGGATCAGTAAGCTGATGGTCCGCCTCATCCCGAAAGGTGGCGCATGA
- a CDS encoding 2Fe-2S iron-sulfur cluster-binding protein produces MAVVTFVSHGGEKYEAPLEEGQSLMRVATNNAVPGIDGDCGGEAACGTCHVIVDPQWSDRVGLSGANEEEMLAMNPERQPTSRLSCQMQVSEAWDGLIVHLPEFQL; encoded by the coding sequence ATGGCAGTTGTCACATTTGTCTCCCACGGCGGCGAGAAGTATGAGGCGCCTCTCGAGGAAGGTCAGTCACTGATGCGGGTCGCGACCAACAATGCGGTGCCCGGCATCGACGGCGACTGCGGAGGCGAAGCCGCGTGCGGCACCTGCCATGTGATCGTCGATCCGCAATGGTCCGATCGGGTCGGCCTCTCCGGGGCCAATGAAGAGGAGATGCTCGCGATGAACCCCGAGCGTCAGCCGACCTCCCGGCTGTCCTGCCAGATGCAGGTCTCTGAGGCGTGGGACGGTTTGATCGTCCATCTGCCCGAGTTCCAACTGTGA
- a CDS encoding helix-turn-helix transcriptional regulator has protein sequence MLESPAFDPDAVARLRNIMAREGTDEATLIQRDVQAPLRWFREAYPGLDIDQATLLGFALAEQAQLTSFGPLSVPLVSAGSVAEIVELLTYLPLITTAVKAQFHPDDQGLTVGLWGHTSDRALDCLAVTYAGLALLRLLDMLVRAAPTLTLHLSWPAPAALKDREDDLTAGRLFFDAPMSFLHVPADTLNEVCRFSDPVAYRLAIVDLQRTLDQRSETTSFSEKVRRLLQKEPGRRSKHWFAHELSMSTSTLKRRLSEEETTFRELRQAFLRERAMLQLLDRSLSVSEIATDLGYSDLANFSHAFKRWTGRSPSEFRLSPH, from the coding sequence ATGCTCGAGAGCCCGGCGTTTGACCCAGACGCCGTCGCGCGGCTTCGCAACATCATGGCTCGCGAAGGAACCGACGAGGCGACGCTGATTCAGCGTGATGTCCAGGCCCCGTTACGGTGGTTTCGTGAGGCGTACCCCGGTCTAGACATCGATCAGGCAACGCTGCTCGGATTTGCGTTAGCCGAACAGGCACAGTTGACGTCCTTCGGCCCGCTGAGTGTTCCGCTGGTCAGCGCGGGCTCAGTGGCCGAGATCGTAGAGCTGCTGACTTATCTGCCGTTGATCACGACGGCTGTCAAAGCACAGTTTCATCCAGATGACCAAGGCCTCACCGTCGGGCTCTGGGGACACACCAGCGATCGGGCCCTGGACTGCCTCGCCGTCACGTACGCCGGGTTGGCGTTGTTGCGACTGCTGGACATGCTCGTCCGTGCGGCGCCGACCCTCACACTCCACTTGAGTTGGCCAGCGCCCGCCGCCTTGAAAGATCGCGAGGACGACCTTACCGCCGGGCGCCTGTTCTTCGACGCTCCGATGTCCTTCCTCCATGTTCCCGCGGACACGCTCAACGAGGTGTGCCGGTTCTCCGATCCCGTCGCATACCGACTCGCCATCGTCGATCTGCAGCGAACTCTCGACCAGCGGAGCGAAACCACGTCGTTCTCGGAGAAGGTGAGACGGCTGCTGCAGAAGGAGCCCGGACGCCGAAGTAAACATTGGTTCGCACATGAGCTGTCAATGTCCACCAGCACACTCAAGCGGCGCCTCTCCGAAGAGGAGACCACCTTTCGCGAGTTGCGCCAAGCATTCCTGCGCGAGCGCGCGATGCTGCAGCTACTCGACCGATCCCTATCGGTGAGTGAGATAGCCACGGATCTCGGATACAGCGACCTCGCCAACTTCTCACACGCCTTCAAGCGATGGACCGGCCGCTCTCCGAGCGAGTTCCGGCTCTCACCACATTGA
- a CDS encoding TetR/AcrR family transcriptional regulator: MREQVLRATRELTIEKGWEQVRVSEVAELVGVSRPTLYKEFGDKQGLGDALVVAEGQRFLEGIHAILAEHTGDVQGGITAAVRFTLREAEASPLLKSVLTSNHSGDDRAGAPTTGVLPLLPTSASLLQLSSAALVAWFHDHFADLDSEDVEEVADVLVRLTVSHVVLPSADIATTGARISRVALRYLGVGYR, encoded by the coding sequence ATCCGCGAGCAGGTCTTGAGGGCGACACGGGAACTCACCATTGAGAAGGGCTGGGAACAAGTCCGAGTGAGTGAGGTCGCCGAACTTGTCGGCGTCTCCCGACCGACGCTATACAAGGAGTTCGGCGATAAGCAGGGACTTGGTGACGCGCTCGTGGTGGCCGAGGGTCAGCGCTTCCTGGAGGGTATCCACGCCATTCTCGCCGAACACACCGGCGACGTTCAGGGCGGCATCACCGCAGCGGTGCGGTTCACCCTGCGTGAAGCAGAAGCCAGTCCGCTCCTGAAGTCGGTGCTGACGTCCAACCACTCAGGGGATGATCGCGCCGGTGCGCCGACGACGGGCGTTCTTCCTCTCCTGCCGACATCGGCGTCCCTGCTCCAGCTCTCCTCCGCGGCTTTGGTCGCGTGGTTTCACGACCACTTCGCCGATCTCGACTCCGAAGACGTCGAGGAGGTCGCAGACGTTCTGGTGCGGCTCACCGTGAGTCACGTCGTTCTTCCCTCCGCGGACATCGCCACCACGGGTGCGCGGATCTCGCGGGTGGCGCTCCGCTACCTCGGCGTTGGCTATAGATAG
- a CDS encoding alpha/beta fold hydrolase — MSANRAHDLSAPVVERVPTVDGLSLAVDFYRCDGPRAVVLLLHGGGQSRHAWDVTAQRLHQRGYTVAAYDARGHGDSDWDPDGRYDIERLGSDLLAVRAYAGSARPVAAIGASLGGLTILGTHLLAPSELWQAVVLVDITPRMQMHGARRVLSFMSAHPEGFDSLESAADVIAAYNPHRPRPENVDGLQKVLRRRGDGRWAWRWDPAFATSNFQFLQSDSDDGAEEFEMMSAFLVDGARQVSAPALLVRGLLSDIVSEETVKDFLTLVPHAQTVDVSGAGHMVAGDNNDAFSTAVVDFLDRTV, encoded by the coding sequence ATGTCTGCAAACAGAGCACATGATTTGTCCGCTCCTGTCGTCGAGCGCGTGCCCACGGTGGATGGGCTCTCGCTGGCGGTCGACTTCTACCGCTGTGACGGACCGCGGGCGGTCGTGTTGCTCCTTCACGGCGGTGGTCAGAGCCGGCACGCCTGGGATGTCACCGCCCAACGATTGCATCAGCGGGGCTACACCGTTGCCGCCTACGACGCAAGGGGACATGGTGACAGCGACTGGGATCCAGACGGACGCTATGACATCGAACGGCTGGGGTCCGACCTGTTGGCCGTGCGCGCGTACGCCGGCTCCGCCCGCCCAGTTGCCGCGATCGGGGCATCGTTGGGCGGTTTGACCATCCTCGGCACGCACTTGCTCGCCCCATCGGAGCTATGGCAGGCCGTCGTCCTGGTTGACATCACTCCGCGAATGCAGATGCACGGCGCCCGCCGAGTCCTATCGTTCATGTCGGCCCATCCCGAAGGTTTCGACAGCCTAGAGTCGGCCGCTGACGTGATCGCCGCCTACAACCCGCACCGCCCTCGCCCCGAAAACGTCGACGGCCTTCAAAAAGTCCTCCGCCGACGTGGAGACGGTCGCTGGGCCTGGCGATGGGATCCGGCGTTTGCGACGTCGAATTTTCAGTTCCTGCAGAGTGATTCAGACGACGGCGCAGAGGAGTTCGAGATGATGAGCGCATTCCTTGTCGATGGCGCGCGACAGGTGTCCGCGCCGGCGCTGCTGGTCCGCGGCCTGCTGTCGGACATAGTCTCCGAAGAGACAGTGAAGGATTTCCTCACCTTGGTTCCCCACGCGCAAACCGTTGACGTGTCAGGCGCGGGCCACATGGTTGCTGGCGACAACAACGACGCATTCTCGACGGCGGTCGTCGACTTTCTCGACCGTACCGTTTGA
- a CDS encoding PaaI family thioesterase: MQFTTFNQQVAEQLQSAAETTGGLAGYLGFRHTDFTAGRLVAEMDARDDLKTPFGNLHGGCLSAMVDHCLGVVFYPVIPMGSWVATTEFKLNLLRPVSSGTCVATAEIISLGRTSGVARIDICNDGRAVCAAQGTVTVVAPKAIS, from the coding sequence GTGCAGTTCACCACGTTCAACCAGCAGGTCGCTGAACAACTGCAGAGCGCAGCAGAAACCACGGGCGGGTTGGCCGGTTACCTCGGCTTCCGGCACACTGACTTCACTGCTGGACGGCTCGTCGCGGAGATGGACGCACGCGACGACCTGAAGACGCCTTTCGGCAACTTGCATGGCGGCTGCTTGTCGGCCATGGTCGACCATTGCCTTGGAGTGGTGTTTTATCCCGTGATTCCGATGGGATCCTGGGTCGCGACGACGGAGTTCAAACTGAATTTGCTTCGTCCAGTTTCCAGCGGAACCTGTGTAGCCACGGCTGAGATCATCTCGCTGGGCAGAACCAGCGGTGTGGCACGTATCGACATCTGCAACGACGGCAGAGCGGTGTGTGCGGCGCAGGGCACCGTCACCGTCGTCGCACCGAAGGCCATCTCTTGA
- a CDS encoding TetR/AcrR family transcriptional regulator — translation MVGTTMEDIGRTAGVSRATVYRYFPNREAVMSGVIIRAAERYLDRINPRIAEHTDLGSALVDFVEYTVEAARREEIIGLLFGSDEELAGVGLAAGTSTSLFELVTEFLRPIFRRHWSYVEPGVSVDDAAEWVLRTILSLLTVRGPRERSRDGLRTFLSRFLLPAILASDHCRPM, via the coding sequence GTGGTAGGCACGACCATGGAGGACATCGGCAGAACAGCGGGTGTCTCCAGGGCAACGGTGTATCGCTACTTCCCTAATCGGGAGGCGGTGATGTCGGGCGTCATCATTCGCGCCGCCGAGCGCTATCTCGATCGCATCAACCCCCGGATCGCGGAGCATACCGATCTGGGCTCCGCTCTCGTCGATTTCGTGGAATACACAGTTGAGGCCGCGCGCCGCGAAGAGATCATCGGATTGTTGTTCGGCAGCGACGAGGAACTCGCCGGCGTTGGCCTCGCGGCGGGGACCTCGACGTCACTCTTCGAACTCGTCACCGAGTTTCTCCGTCCCATCTTCAGGAGACACTGGAGTTACGTAGAACCGGGCGTCTCCGTCGACGACGCCGCCGAGTGGGTTCTCCGCACGATACTGAGCCTGCTGACTGTTCGAGGACCGCGGGAGCGCAGTCGTGACGGGCTCCGGACATTTCTTTCAAGGTTTCTCCTTCCCGCAATCCTGGCGAGCGACCATTGTCGACCGATGTGA
- a CDS encoding zinc-dependent alcohol dehydrogenase, with protein sequence MIAEAMVLTGPRNLERRQMTIPDVGDRGAILRVEACGLCGTDHEQFTGHLPAGFSFVPGHEIVGIVEHVGNAASERLCVQAGQRVAVEVFRSCRDCPECRRGEYRRCAVNGIATMFGFVDVEIGAGLWGGYATHVELPWDAMLLPIAEDMDPVLATLFNPLGAGIQWGKTLPDTKAGGIVAILGPGIRGICAAVAANEAGAAFVAMTGIGPRDDQRLAIARSFGVDLPIDVSQDDAVTALQRETGGQLADVVVDVTAKAPSAFADAVALARPGGTVVVAGTRGGGGAPGFEPDTLVYKELHISGALGVEYPAYRAALEILATRRWPFDRITRESTGFAGLAPLLSSLADENAKSSAALHNVFVPTPSQHAELQQRKVT encoded by the coding sequence ATGATCGCCGAGGCCATGGTGTTGACCGGACCGCGGAATCTGGAGCGGCGCCAGATGACCATCCCCGACGTCGGTGACCGCGGTGCGATCCTGCGAGTTGAAGCATGTGGTCTATGCGGTACAGATCACGAACAATTCACCGGACACCTGCCTGCCGGCTTCTCATTCGTTCCAGGTCACGAAATCGTCGGCATCGTCGAACATGTCGGCAATGCGGCCAGCGAACGCTTGTGCGTCCAGGCCGGCCAGCGCGTGGCCGTCGAGGTGTTCCGGTCCTGCCGAGACTGCCCGGAGTGTCGCCGCGGCGAATACCGGCGATGTGCGGTGAACGGCATCGCCACCATGTTCGGGTTCGTCGACGTGGAGATCGGCGCCGGGTTATGGGGCGGATACGCCACCCATGTGGAGCTTCCGTGGGACGCGATGCTACTCCCGATTGCCGAAGACATGGACCCCGTTCTCGCCACGTTGTTCAACCCTCTCGGGGCCGGTATCCAATGGGGGAAAACTCTTCCCGACACCAAGGCGGGGGGTATCGTAGCGATACTGGGACCGGGCATCCGCGGGATCTGCGCGGCGGTGGCGGCGAACGAGGCGGGAGCCGCTTTCGTCGCGATGACCGGCATCGGTCCACGCGACGATCAGCGACTGGCCATAGCCAGATCATTCGGTGTCGACCTGCCCATCGACGTATCGCAGGACGATGCAGTGACAGCGCTCCAGCGTGAGACAGGCGGACAGCTTGCCGACGTGGTCGTCGATGTCACCGCCAAAGCACCCTCCGCGTTCGCCGACGCCGTCGCCCTTGCCAGGCCTGGCGGCACGGTCGTGGTTGCCGGCACCCGCGGCGGAGGCGGCGCGCCCGGCTTTGAACCAGACACGCTGGTGTATAAGGAATTACACATCTCCGGTGCACTCGGCGTGGAGTATCCCGCCTACCGGGCAGCCCTCGAGATTCTGGCCACGCGCCGCTGGCCGTTCGACCGGATCACAAGAGAATCAACCGGATTCGCTGGTCTCGCGCCGCTGCTCAGTTCGCTTGCAGATGAAAATGCCAAATCGAGTGCGGCCCTGCACAACGTCTTCGTGCCCACGCCCTCACAGCATGCGGAGCTTCAACAGAGAAAGGTCACGTGA
- a CDS encoding carboxymuconolactone decarboxylase family protein: MTRTERVPMLDLEQARLRAAECGLPEEMAELSVFRVALHQPSLAVALYGMLEALLFNGVLDARLRELIIMRIGWVTGSVYEWTQHWRIATLLGVASDDLLAVRDWQSSNRLGHAERAVLAATDDVVRDGVIAEENWAACHKAFNGDHAVLVELVGAIANWRLFSILLRSLNIPLESGTDSWPPDGRAPRRDD, from the coding sequence GTGACGAGGACGGAACGCGTACCGATGCTCGACCTTGAGCAGGCCCGGCTGCGGGCTGCCGAGTGTGGGCTGCCCGAAGAGATGGCAGAACTGTCAGTATTTCGCGTGGCACTTCACCAGCCGAGCCTCGCAGTGGCCCTGTACGGAATGCTCGAGGCGCTGCTATTTAACGGTGTGCTCGACGCCCGGCTACGCGAATTGATCATCATGCGCATCGGCTGGGTAACGGGGTCGGTATATGAGTGGACACAGCATTGGCGAATCGCGACGCTGCTCGGTGTGGCTTCGGATGACCTTCTGGCGGTGCGTGACTGGCAAAGTTCCAATCGTCTGGGCCATGCCGAGCGTGCAGTCCTGGCGGCGACCGATGATGTGGTACGTGACGGGGTCATTGCCGAGGAAAACTGGGCCGCGTGCCACAAGGCATTCAATGGCGATCACGCGGTTTTGGTCGAACTTGTCGGAGCGATCGCCAATTGGCGGCTCTTTTCGATCCTGCTTCGATCCTTGAATATTCCGCTTGAGTCGGGTACCGACTCCTGGCCGCCCGATGGGCGAGCCCCTCGACGTGACGATTGA